Genomic DNA from Leptotrichia wadei:
ATGACTTTATTACTAAAGCTATAAATGATAATGAACAATTATATATTATTACAGAATATGCTCCTCTATCACGTGATAAGCCAAGTAAAAAGGATAAATTTGGAAATAAAAATAATCAAAGTATTATTGGCTATACAAATTCTAAGAAAGAAGGAGAAATAATTAATATTCCTGATCAAACAATTTTTAGAATAATTGGTGAAGAAAATAATATGTTAAAAATTGAAACACCATTTTATGGAGGACCTTATTTTATTGAGAAAGTACAAGGAACTTACCAAAAAGTTGAAAATATAAAAGAGGAAGTTAATAAATTTATCGCAATTGATCCAAGCAGTCAAACTGAAGTTCTTTTCCAGAGAATTCCTGAAACACAAAAATATGAAGTTATAACATATTCCTATGTAACAACTGGAAAAGATGGATACGGTTCTTATGAAACACCACATGGAGCGTTCTTAATAGCCTTTACAAGACCTTATATGACTTTTACAAGACATGCAAGACCTGGCGATAAAACAATTCCAGGAAGATCAGACTTAGCTGTTGCAGGAAGCGCAAAATATGCAGTAAGGTTCAGTGGCGGAGGTTATATGCATGGAATCCCAACAAACTTTGAATTTAAAGGTTCCACATTAGATACAAGCACTGCTCAAAAAATAGGAACTTATAAAGAGTCTCATAAATGTGTACGGCACTTTGATGATCAAATTGGATTTATCGTCAAATGGATAAATGCAGACAGCAAAATTAAGGACAGAGATAATACAATACCTGAAGAACCTGTAATAGCAGTAGTTTTATAAAATAAGTTTTAAAATAAAAAGGAGGAACAGATTTATGATAAAAAAAATAAATTTAACAAAAATGAAATTTTTAATAGCAGCAATAGCAATACTTTCTGTAATTTCAATTAATGCTTTTTCAGCACCAAAGGTAAAGGAAACAAAAAAAATCGAAGTAAAAAAAGCTGAACAGAAGAAAATAGAATGGAAGCAAATTTCCCTAGAACCTGATCTAGATGGAGATGGAATTAAAGATAAAATTGATGTAGATTATGCGGTGGATGGAAATAATGTCCATCTAAAATTTACACCATACATATTTAGCGAAAAAGCTAAATTTGTAAAGGGAAAAAGTGTGGAAAAAGTAATAAGTAAATCTGAGTTTGAAGCAAAATTTGATACTTTTATAAAAGGGTTTATAGCAGAATATCCTAAAAAGTCAGGAGTTTCACCTAAACCAAAACAAAATACACAAACTCCAATCTCAGAAAAACAAGAAATAACAAAGCCATCAACAACACCAGGAACTAAAATCAATAATGAAAATAAAAAACCTACTTTACAAAATGACACTCAAAAAAATAATAAAACTATAAAAAATAATACAGAATCTCAAGAAACAATTGATATGAAAAAAGAAGATAATCCAAAAGGAAACACAAAAATAGAAACACCTAAAAATTCAAATTCTCAAAATGGATCTCATTCCTATATAAAAGAATTTTCAGCCCAAAGGCCTAAAAATCTTACTTTTAATTTTCAATATGATAAAAATTCTCCAAAGGATATGGATGAATTTGTTTTCATAAAAACTGCGACAAGTATAAAAAAAGAGCCAAATTCAAGTTCTAAAACAATAAAATCTGCCTCTTATTCTCAAAAATACAAAACTACAGGTATTGTTGGAAATAAATCAGATGAATGGTATGAAATATTTTTTGACAATCAGCTTGGGTACATTCCAAAATCTGCTGCTGAAAAGAGAGAATTTGACTGGAACGATATGATGAATAAAGTTGAAAAAACAAATAAATTCATAAACGAAGCACTTTCAGCAAATAAAAAATTATATGTTTTAGATGACTATACTCCTCTTGGTGGTGGAGAAAATGGAAAGCGAGATAAATTTGGAAATCGTGCTAACCAAAGTGAATTTGGATATTTAGATAAAACTTTTAAAGATTATATAAATATTCCAGACAGAACTATTATGGTTATTGATGAACAAAATGATAAATATATAAAAGTTAAAATAGATGCTTATGATAACGGTATTTATTATTTAAAACCTTCTACAGGTAAGTATTTAAAAGATGCTGGAATTACAGGGGAAATAACTAGATTTATCTATGTTGACAGAGCTAGTCAAAATGAAATGGTTATTGAAAAATCTGGAAATAACTGGAATGTTGTAACTTCTTCATTTGTAACAACTGGAAAAGATAGTGGAAATTCATTTGCCACTCCCTATGGAACATTCTTAATTGCTTATTCTAAACCTGTAATGCAATACACAGGTTCAGATAATAAAACTGTCGTAGGAGATGCCAAAAATGCAGTAAGATTTAGTGGTGGTGGCTATATGCACAGTATTCCATCTTTATTTGAACCAAAAAATACAAGAGAACAAAGAAAAGCTGCAACAGCCAAAAAAATTGGAACTTATCCAGAATCACACAAATGTATAAGACATTATGATGATCAAATTAAATTTATTTACGACTGGTTAGGAAATTCTACACCAGGACACAAGGAAGGTTACAGAGTTCCTAGTGTTCCTACTGTAATGCTGGTTAAATAAAAAATTTATTTAAGCCCTATTTTGGGGCTTAATTTTTTATATTTTTTTAAAATAAAAACACCCTAATTTTAGAGTGTTTTACGATTTACTGATATTTTACTGATTTTGCCATTTTATGAATTGCTTTAAATAGTTATTTTTAAAGGTTTTGAAGTAATCTTATTTTTTAATCCAAGGCATAAGTTTTCTTAATTCTGCTCCAACTTTTTCTACGCCGTGATTAGCAAATTCTTGTCTTTTTTCTTTTAAGAATGGTTGTCCAGCTTTGTAGTCAGCTAAGAAGTCGTTAGCAAATTTTCCTGATTGAATATCTTTTAAAATTCCTCTCATAGCTTCTTTAGTTTCTTTTGTAATAATTTTTGGTCCAGTTAAATAATCCCCATATTCAGCTGTATTTGAAATAGAATTTCTCATTGTTGCAAGTCCACCTTCGTAAATTAAATCTACAATAAGTTTCATTTCGTGAATACATTCAAAGTAAGCATTTACTGGGTCATATCCAGCTTCTGTCAATACTTCAAATCCAACTTTCATAAGTTCTACAACTCCACCACATAATACTACTTGTTCTCCGAATAAGTCAGTTTCTGTTTCTTGTCTAAATGTAGTTTCAAGAATTCCACTTCTTCCACCACCAATTGCTGATGCCCAAGCTTTAGCTACTTCCATAGCATCTCCTGCTGGATCTTTTTCTACTGCTACTAAACAAGGTACTCCGCTTCCTTCTTGGAAAGTTCTTCTTACTAAGTGTCCAGGTCCTTTAGGTGCAACCATAAATACACTTATATCTTCTCTTGGAACTATTTTTTTGAAGTGAATGTTAAATCCGTGTCCGAATGCAATATATGCTCCTTCTTTTAAGTTTGGTGCGATGTCTTTTGCATAAACTTCTGCTTGTAATTCATCTGGAATTAAGATCATAACTATATCTGCACCTTTTACAGCATCTGCAGTTTCTTTTACTGTAAATCCAGCTTCTGTAGCTGCATCCCAAGATTTAGAACCTTTTCTAAGTCCAACAGTTACATCAAATCCACCTTCTTTTAAGTTTAATGCATGAGCATGTCCTTGAGATCCATACCCTAAAATTGTAATTTTTTTACCTTCCAATTTACTTAAATCGCAATCAGCGTCATAATAAACTGTTGTTCCTAAAATGTTTCCTGCCATTTTTAAGTCCTCCTAAATTTTTATTTAAATTTACACATCTATATAATATAACATTTTTTAAATTTTTTCAAATTTTTTTTAGTACTGTGTATAATCTCGTTAATTCATTTGCAATGCCAAGGTTGGATATTGAAAGAATTTTTGTTAGATGGTATAATCAATATAAATATTTAATCTTTATTGAAAAATCTATATTTTTCAGAAATAGGAGATTTACTATGAATATTATTATAACTGAAATTATTTTAGTTATACTTATTGGAATATATTCTATTTTAACGTGGTATTTTTTTGGAAGAGATCCGAAAAGGAAATCTATTATTCCTGAATTTTCTGAGCCAAAAAATATTTCGTCAATGTTTGTTGCATATATTAATGGCGAAAGGGATTCAAAGGAAATATTGAAAATTGGAATATTGTCATTAATGCTGAAAGGTTATATTTCTCAAGTTGATGAAAATGGTACTGGAAATAAGAAACATATTTTGAATAAGAAAAATAGAGATAATTTGAAATTGAGGAAGGAAACTTTGTTTCAGGAGGAAAATAATTTGCTGGATGTTCTTTCGGAAAATGATTTGTTTGGGAATAAACTAGGAATTATTGGATTTAAAAATCGTATTGTACATTTTTTGGAAAAAAAATACAAAAGAATAATTTATAAAAATAATTATTTGTTTTTTGTCCCTGTAATATCTGGAATAGCGGTTTCTATAGTTTTTATATTATTAAAATTATTACAGGGAAATCTTGAAAGTGCTATTATAGGTACAATGTTTATATTTATATGGCTTGAGTATGTACATAGGATGTCTGCAGGAATTTTAAAATTTTTATATGTAGCAGTTATGTTGGGAATAATTGTTGCTGTAATGATGTATATGGAGGTTTATTTGGGATTAAGCCTGTTTATTTTGGGAATAATATTTTTGGTTTATGAAAAGGCAATAGGAAAATATACAGTTTCGGGACAGCGAAAAATGGAGTATATTAAAGGTTTAAAAATGTATTTTGAAACTGCTGAAAAAAATAAAATAGATAAATTTGAAACAGAAGAAGAAAAACTTAATTATTTTAATCGAATATTTCCTTATATTATCGCACTTAAAGTGGAAGATGAAAAAATAGGAATTTTTAAGGATTCTTTGGGTTTTTTAAATATAATGGGAAGTTATGCTGAAGCTCAATATTATGTTAATGAATATGTAGATAGGAAATTTCCGATTTTTAGAAAAAAATATATTTTTTGGTAAGATAAGTTATGATTAGAAAAACAAAATATATTTTTGAATTAAAAATAGATTGTTATAATTATAAAATTTTATAAATTATAAAATAATGAAATGAAAAAGGAGAAGAAAGTTAAAAATGAAAATAGTGTATTTAGATAATGCTGCAACTACAAAAATGTCCGACAAAGTGATAGAAGAGATGACAAAATCGTTTAGTGAAAATTATGGAAATCCGTCTTCTGTGCATTCATTGGGACAACGGGCAAAATCAGCTGTGGAAAGGGCAAGACATATTATAGCACAGAATTTGAAGGTTGAAATAACTGAAATTGTATTTACATCTGGCGGAGCTGAAGGGAATAATCTTGCAATAAGAGGATTTTTGAAAGCAAATAAGGATAAAGGAAAACATATCATAACATCTAAGATTGAGCATTCTACGATTTTAAAAACCTTTGAGCAGCTGGAAAATGAAGGATATGAAGTTTCGTATATTGGTGTTGATGAGAATGGAGTTGTGGATATTGAGGAGTTAAAGCAGGAATTGAGGGAAGATACGGCTCTTGTTTCGATAATGTTTGTGAATAATGAAACTGGGGTTGTTCAGCCAATTAAGGAAATTGGGAAAATTCTGGAGGAAAGAAATATATTTTTTCATACAGATGCGGTACAGGCGATAGGAAAATTTGAGATTTTCCCAAAAGATTTGAAAATAGGAGCTTTGACGGCGACAGCTCATAAATTTTATGGGCCTAAGGGAGCAGGATTTGTATTTATTGATAAAAAATATTCGGTTGAAAAGGAAATCTGGGGTGGCTCGCAGGAAAGAAACAGACGAGCTGGAACAGAGAATGTCCACGGAGTTTTGGGGCTTGGTGTGGCACTTGAGGAAGTTTATGAAAATTTGGAAGAAATGTCAGAAAAAGAAAGAGAATTGCAAAATTATTTAGAAAAAAGATTAAAAAGTGAAATTGGGAAACTTGAGAAAAAAATAAAAATAAATGGAGAAAAGGTGAATAGAATAAAAACTACAACAAATGTCTACATAGAAGGAGTGGATATTCAAATGCTGCTGGTAGCACTGGATTTAAGAGGAATCTGCATAAGCGGCGGTTCTGCATGTATGTCAGGATCGCTTGAAAATTCGCATGTTTTGAAGGCTATGGGGCTTAATGATGAGGAATTGAAAGGTTCATTTAGAATTAGTATTGGTAAAGATACTACTATTGAAGAAATAGATTATTTTGTAGAAAATTTAATTGAAGTTATTTAAATATAGAATTATAAAACAGATTATCAGATAGTTTTAAAAAAAATAAGAAAGCAAAATTTAACAAATTGTTAGTAGAAAGGAAATTAAAATGAATAATATAAAAGCGATATTTATGGATTTGGATGGAACAGTGCTGACAAGTGAGCATAAGGTTTCGGAAAATTTGATAAGAAAATTGAGAGAACTGGAAAAAAAGGGAGTGAAAATATTTATTGCAACTGGGAGAACCTTTTCTTCGTCAAAGCCTTTTGTGGAAATGTTGGGGATAAAAAATCCAGTAATTAACTATAATGGCGGGAGAGTTACAAACCCGTTAAATAATGAAGTTATTTTTGAGAAACCTGTTGAGGCACAGGATGTTGAGGAACTTATCAAAGTTTCAAGAGAAAAGGGGATTCACTTAAATTTATATATGGATGACAAGTTATATATTGAAAATGAAACAGATGAAGGTAAAAAATATTCAGAAAGCGTGGAAATTCCATATTATGTGAAAAATTTTGACGAATTCATTGGAAAAGCCTCTACAAAAGCATTATTTATTGCAGAAAATTCAATTTTACTGGAGTTAAAAAAGGAATTGGAAGAAAAATTGCCACATATTAATTTTGTATTTTCAAAGCCGCATTATTTAGAATGCTTGAATAAGGAAGTAAATAAAGGGCTAGCAATAAAGGAACTGTTGAAAAAATATGATATTTCTCCAGAAGAAACAATGGCGTTTGGGGATCAGTGGAACGATTTGGAAATGTTGAAGTTTGTGAAATATGGGTATCTTATGGGGAATGCTACGGAAGAACTGAAACAGGAATTTTCAAAAGATAAAATTACTTTATCGAATGATGAAGATGGGATTTATGAAGTGATAAAGGCACTTTAGGTATTTTTATAAAAATAGAAATTAGGTAGAAATTATGGGAAATAAATTTGTACATTTGAAATTGCATACGGAGTATTCGCTGCTTGAAGGTGTTGGGAAGATTGATGAATATGTTGGAAGAGCTAAGGAAATTGGGGCAAAAGCACTTGCAATTACGGATACTTCGATGTTTGGGGTGATTGAGTTTTTTAAGAAGTGTAAAAATGCTGGAATAAAGCCGATTATTGGACTTGAGGTGTTTCTGGATGGACTTGAGAAAGTGGGAGAATTTTCGCTTACCTTACTTGCTAAAAATCAGAATGGGTATAAAAATTTATCAAAATTGTCGTCAATTTCATATAGCAGGTTTACACGGAATCGGAATAAAATTAAGTATGATGAATTGAAAAAATATTCAGATGATTTGTATATTTTGTCGGGCGGGATAAACAGTGAAGTTGTAAAGGGTATTCTGGACTTGGAAAATACTCAAGTTAGAAGGGTTATTGAGAAACTTGGCAAGGATTTTGGGGATAATTTTTTTATTGAAGTTCCTGCTGTGGAAAGGCTGGAAAAGGCTAGAAAAATGCTTTTTGACATTGTGCGTAAAAATAAATTTGACAATTTTGTTATTACGAATGATGTTTATTATCCGAATAGAGAAGATGCAGTTTTGCAAAAAATTGTGGAATCAATAAAAGAGGGAAGCAAAATTGATACAGAAAAATCGGGAAATAGTGAAATTTTGTATGATGATTTATATCTAAAATCTGAAAATGAAATAGAAAAAAGTTTTGAAAATAAGGAATATAGCGAATTTTATGGAACTGGAATCAATAATGTGGAAAAAATTGTGGAAAACTGCAATGTTGATTTTGAGTTTCATAATTTTAAATTTCCAAAATATTCGTTGCCGCAAAATATAAGTGAAAAGGAGTTTTTACGAAATCTAGTATTTGAGGGACTTTTTCACAAATATCTGAAAAAATCTGTTTCAGATTCTGAAAAATTGCAGCTGGATAAAAATTTTGAGATAATTGAAAAAGAGATTGCAAAAGATGAAATTGCTGGGCAGAAATTGAAGGAAGTTAAAATTTGGGAAGAATTATTAAAGAATAATTTGGAAAATGTTTTGGAGCGTGCAGAGTATGAACTGGAAATTATTGATAAAATGGGGTACAACGGATATTTTATCATTGTCTGGGATTTTATAAAATTCTCACGTGAAAATGGGGTTTATGTTGGGCCTGGAAGGGGTTCTGCGGCTGGGAGCATTGTTTCATATGCTTTGAATATTACGGAAATTGATCCGCTTGAGTATAATCTGATTTTTGAACGTTTTTTGAATCCTGAACGTATTTCGATGCCTGATATTGACATAGATTTTGATCAGGAACAGCGGGAAATTGTCATAAATTATGTGGTAAATAAATATGGGGCAGAATATGTGGCACATATCATTACGTTTGGAACGCTAAAGGCAAGGCTTGCGATTCGTGATGTGGGGCGTGTGTTAAATGTTTCGCTTGTAAAAGTCGATAAAATCGCTAAAATGATACCGTTTAATACGGAACTGAAAGATGCCTTGAACAATATTCCTGAAATTAGAAAAATGTATGAAACTGACAGGGAAATAAAAAGAGTGATTGATTATTCACTAAAATTGGAGGGAAAAGTGCGACACGCCTCTGTTCATGCGGCTGGAGTCGTTATTTCCAAAGATGTGCTAAGTGATGAGATTCCGACTTATTCTGATGGGAAGACGAAGATTGTTTCGACACAGTATCAAATGAAGGAACTGGAAGAGCTGGGAATTTTAAAAATGGATTTTCTTGGCTTGAAAAATCTCACGATTTTGCGGAAAACTGTGGAAAATATTGAGAAAAGACGAAAAACAAAAATTGTATTAAATGATATTCCTCTAAATGATGAAAAAACGTATGAATTGCTTACAAAGGCTGATACAATGGGAGTTTTTCAATGTGAGTCAGCTGGAATCAGAAGCCTTATGAAGAAAATGAAAATTGAAAAATTTGAGGACATAATTGCATTGCTTGCACTCTATCGTCCAGGACCTTTGCGAAGTGGAATGGTGGATGATTTTATAAATGTGAAAAATAACAGGACTGAGATAAAATATATTGATGATTCGCTAAAATACATACTTGAGGAAACTTACGGGATAATTTTGTATCAGGAGCAGGTTATGAAAATTGTGAGTGAAATGGCAAATTATTCGCTTGGGGAAGCTGATGAACTGCGGCGTGCAATTGGAAAGAAAAATCCTGAACTAATGAAGAAAAATCGTGAAAAATTTGTAACAAATGCTGAAAATAAAGGAGTTTTATCGAAAAAAGCAAACGAAATTTATGATTTAGTGGAAAAATTTGGTGGATATGGATTTAACAAGTCACATTCGGCAGCTTACGCCCTGATTGTTTACTGGACAGCATATTTTAAAGCAAATTATCCATTAGAATTTTTTGCTGCGATAATGACAACCGAAGTGCATAATCTGGACAGATTTGTTGTTTTTGTGAATGAAGCGAAGGAAAAAGGGATTAATATATTTTTGCCAGATGTGAATTTGTCTGATTATGATTTTGAAATTGAGGAAAATCAGGCGGATAAAGAAAATTTTGGAAAGGTTGGAATAAGATTTGGACTTTTTGCGATAAAAGGTGTGGGAGCAGCATTAATTAATGAAATAAAAAAAGAACGAAAAAACGGAAAGTTTGTTTCCTACAAAGATTTTGGATATCGGATGAAGCAAAACGGAATTACAAAAAAACAGCTGGAATCGCTAATTTTGTCGGGAGCATTGGATGGACTTGATGGAAACAGGTTTGAAAAATACAAGTCCATTGACAAAGTTCTAGAATACAGCCAGAAAAAATACGAATCTGAAGAAGATTTGCAAATGATTTTATTCGGAGGGAAAAAGGAAATATCAGTTGACTTCCAGATGGAAAAAAGCGATGAATTTCCTCAAAAAGTATTGCTTCAAAATGAAAAGGAATATTTGGGAATCTACGTTTCGAGCCATCCTTTAAATGAGAAAAAAAATCTGATAAATATAATTTTCCATAACAAAATATCAGAAATTTCTCAAAAAGAGCTAAAAAAAGTACGAATTATCGGAATAGTGAAAAATGTAAAAAAATTTGCAACACGGACTGGAAAAGAGCCAATGGTAAAATTTGAAATGGAAGATTTTCAAAAAAGTATTGAAGTTGTCTGTTTTCCAAGAGAATATGTAACTTTTGGCTATAAAATCACAGAAGGGCAGATTATGGTGCTGGAAGGAATTGTAAATTCCGAGCAAAATAAAAATACAGTTATTTTAAACAACATTTGCAACATTGAAAATCTAGAAGAAAATAAAAATCTAAAATTATACATTTTAATTGACGAAGAAGTGAAAGAAAAAAATCAGGAATTGAAGCAGATTATTTTAAAAAATAAAGGTGACAATCAAGTATTTTTGGCGTTTAAAACGAATGAGAAAAAGGAAGTTGTAAAACTGTCTGAAAAATATAATGTGAACTTATCGCTCAAGTTTATTAGGAAAGTTGCGAAATTGGTGGGGGTTGAGAGAATAAAGTTGAAATGATAAAAAAATTAAAGGAGTTGAGATATGTTTTTTTTGAATAATAAAAAATTAAAAAAATCTTTTGAAGTATTATTGATAATTATAATATTTTTTACAATAAATATTGTAACATTTTCTGAAAAGTCAGAATTTTTAGCAATTGGAAATTTGAAAATTGTAAGGCAGGAGCCGTTAGTTATAAAGAGGGAAGATTTGAATATTACGATTGAGAAAAATAAGACAATAAAGGTTGAGAGTGTTTATACATTTGAAAATATTGGGAATTATAATGTGAAATCGACGTTTATGTTCTGGCTGGATACGAATATTGAGAAGAGCTTAAAAGAGGATTTTAGTAATAAAAATACAAATAACCAGGGAAAATTTGTAAAAAATATAAAGTTTTTGACAGATTATAAAAAGGCACAAAATTTGAGAGCAGTTATAAAATTTGATGAAAATATTTATGAAAGTCAAGTTACAGATAGTATCCAGCGTGAATGGTTTGCCATTTCAAAGGTTATTCCGTCAATGGAAGAAGGGAAAATCGCTGTTTATTATGATTTAGTAAATACAAAATTTTCAAGAAATAAGGATTTTGTGTACAGTTTTGAGTTAGTTGACAATTTTTTTAACAAAAATAAGGCGGAAATATTGTATATAAATGTTTATAATAAATCAGATTTAAAAATTGACAGTATAAATTTTAAAGATTATGAATTTAAGAATATTAGTAAAAATAGTACAAAAGAGCATTATGAACTGCTAGAGAGTGGAGTAAATCTGGATGGAAAAATTTCAA
This window encodes:
- a CDS encoding Cof-type HAD-IIB family hydrolase, with protein sequence MNNIKAIFMDLDGTVLTSEHKVSENLIRKLRELEKKGVKIFIATGRTFSSSKPFVEMLGIKNPVINYNGGRVTNPLNNEVIFEKPVEAQDVEELIKVSREKGIHLNLYMDDKLYIENETDEGKKYSESVEIPYYVKNFDEFIGKASTKALFIAENSILLELKKELEEKLPHINFVFSKPHYLECLNKEVNKGLAIKELLKKYDISPEETMAFGDQWNDLEMLKFVKYGYLMGNATEELKQEFSKDKITLSNDEDGIYEVIKAL
- the ilvC gene encoding ketol-acid reductoisomerase, with amino-acid sequence MAGNILGTTVYYDADCDLSKLEGKKITILGYGSQGHAHALNLKEGGFDVTVGLRKGSKSWDAATEAGFTVKETADAVKGADIVMILIPDELQAEVYAKDIAPNLKEGAYIAFGHGFNIHFKKIVPREDISVFMVAPKGPGHLVRRTFQEGSGVPCLVAVEKDPAGDAMEVAKAWASAIGGGRSGILETTFRQETETDLFGEQVVLCGGVVELMKVGFEVLTEAGYDPVNAYFECIHEMKLIVDLIYEGGLATMRNSISNTAEYGDYLTGPKIITKETKEAMRGILKDIQSGKFANDFLADYKAGQPFLKEKRQEFANHGVEKVGAELRKLMPWIKK
- a CDS encoding cysteine desulfurase family protein; this translates as MKIVYLDNAATTKMSDKVIEEMTKSFSENYGNPSSVHSLGQRAKSAVERARHIIAQNLKVEITEIVFTSGGAEGNNLAIRGFLKANKDKGKHIITSKIEHSTILKTFEQLENEGYEVSYIGVDENGVVDIEELKQELREDTALVSIMFVNNETGVVQPIKEIGKILEERNIFFHTDAVQAIGKFEIFPKDLKIGALTATAHKFYGPKGAGFVFIDKKYSVEKEIWGGSQERNRRAGTENVHGVLGLGVALEEVYENLEEMSEKERELQNYLEKRLKSEIGKLEKKIKINGEKVNRIKTTTNVYIEGVDIQMLLVALDLRGICISGGSACMSGSLENSHVLKAMGLNDEELKGSFRISIGKDTTIEEIDYFVENLIEVI
- the dnaE gene encoding DNA polymerase III subunit alpha, with the translated sequence MGNKFVHLKLHTEYSLLEGVGKIDEYVGRAKEIGAKALAITDTSMFGVIEFFKKCKNAGIKPIIGLEVFLDGLEKVGEFSLTLLAKNQNGYKNLSKLSSISYSRFTRNRNKIKYDELKKYSDDLYILSGGINSEVVKGILDLENTQVRRVIEKLGKDFGDNFFIEVPAVERLEKARKMLFDIVRKNKFDNFVITNDVYYPNREDAVLQKIVESIKEGSKIDTEKSGNSEILYDDLYLKSENEIEKSFENKEYSEFYGTGINNVEKIVENCNVDFEFHNFKFPKYSLPQNISEKEFLRNLVFEGLFHKYLKKSVSDSEKLQLDKNFEIIEKEIAKDEIAGQKLKEVKIWEELLKNNLENVLERAEYELEIIDKMGYNGYFIIVWDFIKFSRENGVYVGPGRGSAAGSIVSYALNITEIDPLEYNLIFERFLNPERISMPDIDIDFDQEQREIVINYVVNKYGAEYVAHIITFGTLKARLAIRDVGRVLNVSLVKVDKIAKMIPFNTELKDALNNIPEIRKMYETDREIKRVIDYSLKLEGKVRHASVHAAGVVISKDVLSDEIPTYSDGKTKIVSTQYQMKELEELGILKMDFLGLKNLTILRKTVENIEKRRKTKIVLNDIPLNDEKTYELLTKADTMGVFQCESAGIRSLMKKMKIEKFEDIIALLALYRPGPLRSGMVDDFINVKNNRTEIKYIDDSLKYILEETYGIILYQEQVMKIVSEMANYSLGEADELRRAIGKKNPELMKKNREKFVTNAENKGVLSKKANEIYDLVEKFGGYGFNKSHSAAYALIVYWTAYFKANYPLEFFAAIMTTEVHNLDRFVVFVNEAKEKGINIFLPDVNLSDYDFEIEENQADKENFGKVGIRFGLFAIKGVGAALINEIKKERKNGKFVSYKDFGYRMKQNGITKKQLESLILSGALDGLDGNRFEKYKSIDKVLEYSQKKYESEEDLQMILFGGKKEISVDFQMEKSDEFPQKVLLQNEKEYLGIYVSSHPLNEKKNLINIIFHNKISEISQKELKKVRIIGIVKNVKKFATRTGKEPMVKFEMEDFQKSIEVVCFPREYVTFGYKITEGQIMVLEGIVNSEQNKNTVILNNICNIENLEENKNLKLYILIDEEVKEKNQELKQIILKNKGDNQVFLAFKTNEKKEVVKLSEKYNVNLSLKFIRKVAKLVGVERIKLK
- a CDS encoding DUF2207 family protein, which translates into the protein MNIIITEIILVILIGIYSILTWYFFGRDPKRKSIIPEFSEPKNISSMFVAYINGERDSKEILKIGILSLMLKGYISQVDENGTGNKKHILNKKNRDNLKLRKETLFQEENNLLDVLSENDLFGNKLGIIGFKNRIVHFLEKKYKRIIYKNNYLFFVPVISGIAVSIVFILLKLLQGNLESAIIGTMFIFIWLEYVHRMSAGILKFLYVAVMLGIIVAVMMYMEVYLGLSLFILGIIFLVYEKAIGKYTVSGQRKMEYIKGLKMYFETAEKNKIDKFETEEEKLNYFNRIFPYIIALKVEDEKIGIFKDSLGFLNIMGSYAEAQYYVNEYVDRKFPIFRKKYIFW
- a CDS encoding L,D-transpeptidase family protein; amino-acid sequence: MIKKINLTKMKFLIAAIAILSVISINAFSAPKVKETKKIEVKKAEQKKIEWKQISLEPDLDGDGIKDKIDVDYAVDGNNVHLKFTPYIFSEKAKFVKGKSVEKVISKSEFEAKFDTFIKGFIAEYPKKSGVSPKPKQNTQTPISEKQEITKPSTTPGTKINNENKKPTLQNDTQKNNKTIKNNTESQETIDMKKEDNPKGNTKIETPKNSNSQNGSHSYIKEFSAQRPKNLTFNFQYDKNSPKDMDEFVFIKTATSIKKEPNSSSKTIKSASYSQKYKTTGIVGNKSDEWYEIFFDNQLGYIPKSAAEKREFDWNDMMNKVEKTNKFINEALSANKKLYVLDDYTPLGGGENGKRDKFGNRANQSEFGYLDKTFKDYINIPDRTIMVIDEQNDKYIKVKIDAYDNGIYYLKPSTGKYLKDAGITGEITRFIYVDRASQNEMVIEKSGNNWNVVTSSFVTTGKDSGNSFATPYGTFLIAYSKPVMQYTGSDNKTVVGDAKNAVRFSGGGYMHSIPSLFEPKNTREQRKAATAKKIGTYPESHKCIRHYDDQIKFIYDWLGNSTPGHKEGYRVPSVPTVMLVK